GACGAGGAAAATCTAGGCAACATAAGGGTTTTGAGCAAATTCGCGATAGATTAGAGCGCGAATTTCCTCTGAATCACTTATGCCATCTAAGCCTTTCCCCATCTACATTCTTCAAAAGTTTTTGCGAGGTCCTGACTGGCGACGGCAGGCCTTGACGAAGGAAGATAACTGTGATATAATGATTTCTGAAGTAAGGTAAAACAACCTTTCAAGCTGAACACTGGGTTAATATCTCAGGAGAACCAAGGAGGTGACTTAGGTTGAAGATTATTAGCCTTTTAGTCGGTTTTTCCTTGGTGACAACATGTTTTGTTTACGCCGCTGGCGCTTCCCACCCGAAGATTAAAGTAACCGATCTGAAGGCGAACAGCGGCTTAACCTATGAGGTCGATGAGAGTTTACAGATCGGCGATAAGGAATACACCGATAGGAAGTACACCTTCACGGATATACCGGATTACCTCTTGGGGCTAACCTGGATACGCACGGCAAATAACGATAAAAAGAATCCGAATCTGGAGGTAAGCTTCAAAATAGACAGGGAAGCCTACGTTTACATCCTTTGGATAGCCAGGGACCCGGCCAATCAGGATTGGCTTCAGAAGAACTATGCGAAAACGGGCGATACGGTTAATTCAACCGATGAGCCGCTCGCCGTATATAAATCGAAAAAGCCTTTCCCACCGGGGGAGATCAAGACGTATGCCGCCAACACCGGCGCGGGGATGTATGTCATCGTCTTAGAACCAACCGGTAAGGAAACACCGGTTAAATCTCAGGGCAAGATGATAGCCACCTGGGGTAGGATAAAAGCGCTTAGGTAAATCATGGGATGGTTTCCCTTCTATCAACCTCTTAAGCAACCTCGCCGTTTCCAGGTGATAGCCCATCGGGGTATGATGCGTCGGGCACCTGAAAACACGAAACCGGCGTTGGAACTGGCCATCGAAGCCGGGATCGAATGGGTTGAAGTGGACGTTCGACTCACCGGCGATGGATACCACGTGCTCATGCATAGCTCACTGCTGGATAAGACAACCGACGGGAAGGGATCGGTCGAAGAGCACACCATGGCCCAGATCAAACGGCTGGATGCTGGAAGCTGGTTCTCATCACGATATGCGGGTGAGCGGGTCCTGAGTTTGGAGGAATGTCTCGATCTGGCCTACAGGCGGATCAACCTCTACCTCGATTGCAAACGGGTGAATCCCCGGTTGCTGGTCGGACAGATCCTTCGAGCTGGGATGCAGGATCAGGTGGTCGTCTTCGGTAAGCTCGATCTCCTGAGACAGATCCGAGCCCTCTCGAACGGGGAGATCGCCATCATGCCGAAATGGTGGCCTAAATATGGCCTTGACGCCTGGTTGGACGATGTTCAACCCAACGCCGTGGAGATCAACGCCGATGTGATCATCCCTGAAATCTGCAGGGCGTTTCATGGAAGAGAAATCTACGTTCAGGCGAAGACCCTGGGCGAATGGGATCGCCCCGATATATGGGATAAGATGCTGAGGGCGAAGGTAGATTGGATTCAAACCGATATGCCTGAAGAATTGATAACTTATGGATTAAAAACGGGAGGAGAGAAATGAGCGAACTGGCGATCCTAGGGGGCAAACCGGCTGTTACGGTCGAAAACCCTGAAAGGTGGAAACGACCGATCGATGAGGAGAAAGAGGAAGTCTGCAGGCTCATAGAGCAGGGATTTCTTTCCGGCTCCGGAACGGGACTTCCGAAGGAGTTCGAGGATGAGTTCAGAAAATACATAGGATGTGACTTCTGCCTTACGGTGGATCACGGCTCGATGGCTCTGGCAAGCGCCTTCTACGCCGTGAAGGTGGGGCCGGGAGATGAGGTGATAACCCCCACCCTCGGCTATATCGGGACATATTGTGGTGCGCTCCACCTCGGCGCAAGACCCGTCTTCTGCGACATCGATCCCGATACGCTGCTTATCGATCCCCAGGATGTCGAGAGGAGGATAACGCCGAGGACGAGGGCGATAATTCCCATACATTTCTGGGGGAACGTCTGCGATATGGACGCCCTGATGGATATAGGGAGAAGATACGGGATAGCGGTGGTGGAGGATGCCGCCCATGCTCATGGAGCCGAATGGGACGGGGTAAAGATAGGGAACATAGGCGATGTGACCTGCTTCAGCCTTCAGGGGACGATGCCAGGGGGAAAGCCGGTTTGTGGCGGTGAGGGCGGGATAGCCACGACAAACGTGAGGGAGTTCTACGAGAGGATGCTCGCGTACTGCCACCTTCATAGAGCCGGCGTGACGGAGGAGCTCACGTTGCCGGAATACAGAGGGCTGGATAGCGAAGTGTTGGGGTTGAAATGGAGGGCACATCCGCTGGCCCTGGCTCTGGCGAAGGTCTCCCTCAGATCGCTCGATTACAGGAACGGGAGGAGGGATGAGTTCAGAAGGAAGCTCTTTGAGGCGCTGAATGAGATACCGGGCGTTAAACCGGTCAGGAGCTATCCTAAGGCGAAACCCGCCGGCTTCTACGGCGGGCTGAAGATGATATATCAGCCGGAGGATCTGGATGGACTTTCGGTCGAGAGATATGTGGAGGCTTTGAGGGCCGAGGGAGTTCCGATAAGCAGGTATGGGAGGTCGCTCGAACACCAGAGGATGATCTTCAGGAGGGGATTTGACCTGTGGGGGCACGGAAGAGGCCCCTTGGGAGGGGAGTTCCTCGGTCTACCCCCCTTTAAGGGGTATAGAGAGGGCGATTTCCCCGTCGCGGAGAGTTTGATCGGAAGGATACTCTCGATCCCAGCCTATATCGAACCGGAGGAGGGATTTCTCGAAGGGGTGATAGAGGCTTTCGAAAAGGTGGCCGCTAACTATAAGCGACTATAACGCTCTTATTTCCCTTGAGTGTAGCGGTTATCCATGAGGAGGAACGAGGAGAGAGAAAATCCGTTGCACGTTCAACGTCTAACGTTGTAACGTTTTCTGACCTCTTAGATCTCTGCTACACTTAACGATAATCTGATGCCCCGCCTCGATATACCCGAGCCATGTTCCTGAAAGGAGCGGATGAACGGGGTAGAACATCGGATCTGCTTATCGGATATAATACCTCAATCGCTTACAACTTCATAGGCTGAGATTTTTGGAAGGTTTTCCGAGCGGAGGGGTCTAATGGAATTGGAAACAATTCGAATCACAGGAAGTCCTATGGTCGTTGAGGGAAGGAGCGCCGACTTAAATGAGGATGAAATTCTCATCGCGCGTTGTCAAAGCGGGGACAAGGCTGCTTTCGGGATATTGGTGCGCAAGTATCAGGATTTGGTTTACCGCTTAATCTATCGGCTGCTTGGCGAGACACCCGACATGGAGGATATAGCGCAGGAGATATTCATCCGCGCTTACAAAGGTATCGGGCGATTCCGGGGGGATGCGAGGTTCTCCACTTGGTTAACTCGAATCTGCATAAATTACTGCAGAAAACGGCGCCACAAAGCCAAAAGAGATCTGATATCGCTTGAACAGTTTATGAGCCAAGGATACGACTTCGCCGATGGCTCCGCTATGCCTGACCGCATCCTTGAGCGTAAAGAATATAGAGAGCTCGTTCGACAGGCCATTGATAATCTACCGCAAAAGTATCGAATCGTCATAATCCTACGTTATTTCGAAGCGTATTCCTGTGAGCAAATCGCCGAGATCCTGAGTTGTCCCGTCGGGACGGTCTACTCCCGTTTGTTCCGTGCTCATGAGAAATTGAGGAAACGGCTTAAATCCATAGGATTTTTCAAATAGCTCTTGGAGGGATACAGATGAAATGCGCTCAGGCTCAAAAAGCCCTATTTTCTCTTCTATCAGGGGATAGGGATCTAGATCGCAAAACCCAGGATGAGCTTTTAGAGCATTTGAATCATTGCCCCAGGTGCCAGGAGGAATGGCAACAGTTGCAGGTTACCCATCAGGCGCTTGAGTCTTTAGCGAGGGAGGAGGATATTCCCAAGGCCCCTGCCGACTTTTGGGATCGGCTGAAGTATAAGCTGGAACCACCCGCTTCGACGAGACCGGATATCCTCGCCAAACTCGGTGAATTGATGGGCTTCATGCGACGGATCATATGGGTTTTAAAATTCAGAAGGGCGGTGGCGCTTTCAATTCTGGTTTTCTCCCTCGGATTGATAGGATACGGTATATTTCATAATCATGATCGCTCTCCTGAGGTATACCCGTCGGAGAATTTAACCGGGAATCGTTATCCGATCGAAGAGATCCTCTACGTTCCCGAACCATCTGATAGACGGGTTTTATGAAATTCAGAGGGGGTGCTGGGCATGGCTTTAATCCTTAACCCAATGTGGAGGATGCGCAGAGAACAGGGTTACGTCCTCCTCTACCGGCTCACCGACATCGGAACCGTTGCCGAACAGAGCTTTATCCATCCGTTGAAGGCGATCACGATCGCCCTTTTCGATGGCAAGAGGGTGGTTGAGGATGTAGCGCATGCACTGAGCTACGTGACCGGCCGTCCTGTGGAACCTCACAATGTAAAACAATTTCTCGATGAAAACAGCCGTTATTTCATCGAAGCTTCTGAGGTTCCAGAGCGACTTCGAAGGAGATATGACCCGTTAGAGTTTGTCATGGACGCCGACTCCATTGATTTCACGTTTAAACGTCTTCTTGCACCTTTGTCGTTGGTATATATGGTGACCAATGCCTGTCGGACGAACTGCATATATTGTTATGCTGAGAAACAGAGGCATGGTAAAGGGGGACCGCTTTTGCCCCTCCCACGTGTGAAGGAGTTGATAGAGGAAACTGCGGAATTGCGGATCCCTGTTATCCATTTCTCAGGCGGTGACCCGTTCATGCATCCTGATATCCTGGATATCCTTGAACATACTGTAGCCCATGATATTCTCCCTGTTATCTCGACAAAATGCGTTCTATCCGAGGCGACGGTGGATAGGCTTGCGGAAATAGGGATACCAAGGGTTCAAATCAGCATAGATTCCCCTGATCCTGATACCATCTTCCTTTTGACAGGAGCAAGGAACTATTTGGAGGAGATGATCCCCGTGATCAAGCGCCTTAAGGCGAAGGGGATTAAAGTCGCCACTAAGACCGTGCTCACCTCTTACAACGTTCGTCAGGTCCCCGCTCTCGTCGATCTATTAGCTTCCCTTGGCGTTGACGATATCGGTCTTAGTGAGTATGTCAGATCGCTTTACCGTCACCTTGATGATAATCTCTTTATGTCACATGAGGATTTAAAGTGGCTTGACGAGACCGTACAAAGATTAAGGGAGAAATACAGTTCCACAAGCATCAGCACCAGTTGGGTTTTTGCGCCTGAACCCAAAAGCAGGGGGGAGAAGGAGAGGGCTTTTTTAAACCGTGCCAGATGTACAGCGGGGATGCAGCAGCTCGCCATATATCCGGATGGTAAGGTTGTGCCATGTGAGGAGGTGCCATCAACGCCGGAGTTCGTCGTGGGGGATCTATCGAAGCAATCTATATTGGAGGTTTGGAATTCTGAACGGCTGATGCAGCTTATAAGACCTCCGAAGGAGAAGTTCTCGGGCCAGCCGTGTTATGATTGCCTTGACTTTTACGAATGTCATGCTTTCCTGGGCCGTTGTTTTGTGCATGCCCTTAAAGCGTATGGCACACCGTATGCTCCACCGCCTGAATGCCCGAAATCCTCTCCTTCGGGGCTACGGCTGCAAACCTTCCCAATTTGCGTTGATCCGAAATCCTCGCAATCTTCGGTCTGTGACAGCTGTTAAAGAATACCATAGATGTTCCTCTTGATGCTCCATTTCTACTCTACGTCGGGAGGATTCACCCGGAGAAAAACCTGCATGCTCTGTTTTGGATGCTTCAAGAGATCGTTAAGGAATATCCAAGGAGCACTCTCTGCATCGTCGGACCTATCGAAAATGACCGGTTCCCCCACTTCGATGTCCCGGTTGACGGATACTACGGTTACCTGAGGAAAGAGATTAAGAGGCGTAAGCTTGGAGGACACGTGTTGTTATTGGGAAATCAGCCGGAGAGGAGTCTGGTTGCTTTGTATTCCGCGGCAGATATCCTGTTGAACCCTACGATCTCTGTCACCGAAAATTTCGGCTATACCCCGGTAGAAGCCATGGCATGTGGAACGCCAGTTGTCTGCTCCCGCATAGGTGGATTGAAAGATACCGTCGTGGAGGGGGAGACAGGGTTTTTCATGGATACCATCCTTACAAACCATGGAGTTAAACTCGATTGGCGAACGGGTGTGGAAGCCGTCCTCAGGCTGCTGGGCGATAAATCACTGAGAAGACAGATGGGTGAAAACGGCGTGAGAAAGGTAAGGGAACATTTCAGCATGGAGAGATTCTCAAGCAATCTCGCTCAAATTGTCGACTTTATCTCGAAGAACTTCCCATCCTCCCACGATGAACCTCAAGAGAAGGTCATCTTCAGTCCTGATGTGCTCTCCCTGTGGGATGAAATATATAAACATGAGGGAGGAGAAATGGACGAGGAATCTCAATGGCATGTCCATAAAGCGCTTTTATCCAGAAACAGTTATAAGTTCCTGGTGGAACCTTATGTTTCCCATGTGGCGGATGATATCTCCGTAAACCTCCGATCCATCCTATATCCCGCCGTTCCCCTTCGTTTGTCGAAGAAGGAACGTAGGTTGAAGGTAGAAGACCCTATCTGGCCATGTGCCTATCAGCTTGAAGATTGGGAGATGGAGATTCTGGAGGAAATAATCAACGGAAGGAAGAAGATCCAGGCTTTGGTGAACCAGATGAAAGGGCGCATTCAGACCGCAGATATACTGAGCTTTGTGGAAAAACTTATACGAGAGGGGATTATCCTCCCTCATAGCCTCAGTTAGGAGGTGATCTAGATGAAAGGTAAATTCATCCCTCTGATACTTCTCACCCTAACGCCGATATGTCTGTGTTCTGCCTGGCAGGAGGAGGATCTACCTCCCCATAAAGGTTTGTTCCTACAGACAGTGGAACAGATCGTGGATGTTGTGCGTCAGGTCGATCCCTCCGTCGTTACGGTTAAGAACGATCGCCCGCAGTTCGCTACCGGCGTTATCTACAACGCTGACGGATATGTTCTGACGACGCGGCTCATCATTGAGGGCGCTGAAAGGCTGGAGGTGATACTCCCATCCGGATTAAAATACAAGGCGACTCCCATTGGAATTGACGGGGTAACGGGCATCGGTGTGATTAAGATCACCGCTCCTGATCTTCGGCCGGTCAAATTCGGCGATTCTGACAGGTTAAAAAAGGGGGAATCTATCCTGGTAATCGGAGATTCCTTCGGGTTATCCCGTTCGCTTTCGACCGGCGTGATCAGCAACCTCGATCTTGAGGTTAACGGTAAGGAGCTCATCCAGATCACAGCGCCCATCAATCCAAGCATGGGCGGAGCACCCATGATAAATAGCAATGGGGAAGTCGTAGGGATTATCCAAGCCAGACTATCAGGCTCCACATCGGTGGGAACGTCCGGTTCGGTATTACGCCCTTCATCTGAAGAAGCTGAGGGAACCGGCTTTGCCGTTCCCATTAATGACATCAAATTCGCCGTCAAACAATTGATCGAAAAGGGTGTTGTAACCCGCTCCTGGCTGGGGGTGGAGGTTCAATCGATTCCTGACGCCCTGAGAGCTCAGCTTAGCCTGGAGAACTCAGGGGTGCTGGTGACGGAGGTTTTGAAGGATTCACCCGCTCAAAGGGCCGGCATTAAACGCTGGGATATCATCCTGGAATACCAGGGAAAGCCGATAGACGGCTCTAAAGCCCTGAGGAAGATGGTATATCGAACTCCACCTGGGACGGAGGTGGAGTTGCTCATCCTTCGAAGGGGAAATCGGAAGAGAATAAAGGCGAAACTCGAAGCGTCTCAGGGAAGACCGACCGGACCTATCCCCGCCGACTTCACGATCAACGCCTTCCCAGACGCTGAGAGAGGAGGTGCGTGGATAACCTATACTCTGCCTTGGAAGGCCCATTTAACGCTTAGCATTTACGACCTGAAGGGGAAGCTTATCCGCAGGATTGATCTGGGCGAAAAAAGGCCGGGATACTACATAACCAAGGAAAAGGCGGTGTATTGGGATGGAAAGGACAAGGCAGGCAAACCAACCCTACTGGGCATTTACATCTGTACCCTTGAATCCGGTAAGGGAAGAAAAATTACTACAAAATTATTACATCTCGGAAACGGTTCACGGTTAAGGTAGCATTTGTCGGGGAAGATCCAACAACCATCCACCTCTTTATCTCATCCCTCACCCGCCTGAGGAAATCGAGTTTTTCATCATCTGATCCGTGGAAGCTCGAGGGATCGTCGAATCCCCTGTGGATGTATCTCTTACCTCTTGGGAAGAAGGGGCGTGTCTCTTTGGCGCGGTCGTAGACCGTGATCACATAATCGAACTCCTCATTGAGGAACTCGTTCACGCTCTTTGAACGATGATCCGATATGTCTATTCCTATCTCCGCCATCACCCTGATGACATATGGGTTGACCTCAGTCGGCTGAGTCCCCACGCTGTATGCCTCATAGCGGTCTCCGTACAATGCCCTCAACAATCCCTCCGTCATCTGAGAGCGCGCCGAGTTGTGGGTGCAGATGAACAAAACCCTTCTCCTCACGTCATACCTCCTCGTGTGAGGTCATGTCGCGAACGGACAGTATCTCTCCAGAGAGAGTATCTCGGCCACTCCGGCTCCCGTCACGCCGAACAGCACGAGCGGTTTGCCATTCTCCTCTGCCAGAGAGATTATGTCCCCGAGCGTGTCGTTGACGATGGCGCTTCCCGTGGCAAGTATCAGATCCGATTCGGCTATGAGCCTCCCGGTGTCCTTCCTTCCATCCCAGATGGCCACACCGCCTTTGACCCTGCCGATATTTCGGGGGTTTAGGTCGGTCGCTCGCACTTTTTGCGGTCCGAACTCCGATATCAGCCCGTCGAGGAGGGAGGGTTGAATTCCCACCAAGCCTACCCTGACCTCGCCGTAGTTCTGGCGTATCCACCTCGCTATCTCCTCACCGCATCTTTCGGGGGATTCGTCCCGGCAGTGGACGGTGCGCTCTATCCGACCGAGGTATCGCATCAGGGCGTTGAGAGTCGAGATGAAGACCGCCCGCTGATAGTTGGTCTCAAGGGGCAGGTCCAAGACATCCTCGAGCGTCCCGTCGAAATCGCCGGGTTGATCGGTGAAGGCCTGTCCCCTGACGCCCCTGAAGACGGATTCCATCACGACCTCTTTCCCCTGAAGTATGGGGTAATCCCTCCTGCCCGGCGACCCTATGGCCTCCTCGGGTGAGAGGGGACGGGTTTTAACGCCGGCCCTGACGGCCACCCTCTCGCTTGAAAACCCGCCCTGGTGTATCATCGCCTTGAACTCCGATCTGATCAGTTCCAATACCCCCATTGATGTTCCTCCTCTGGTGAATCGTCCATTAGAGGGTTGAGCCCACACACTCCCTCACGTTGGTCTCCTTGACCATCTCGATTCTCCTCTCGATATCGGCTGGCAGTTTCACCTTTTCGGTTATAACCGATACCAGCTCATCTCTTCTAACCTCCTCGGGTATGAAGTAGATCACCCACTTGCCCTCTCTTCTGTTTTCAACTAGCTCGGCGAATCTGAGCAACTTCAGCTGATGTGATACCCTCGACTGTTCCCATTCCATTATGTTCATGAGCTCGCACACACAACATTCACGCCGCCAAAGGATCAGAAAGAGCGTCATTCTCCCTTCATCGGCAAGGGCTTTAAGTTGATGAACGATCTTCCTGATTTCCAACTTAGCACCTCTTCATCCCATCGAAGCTCATTTCAGGTTAGGACAAACCTGTTTTATGTCGCTCAGGTAAGCCTTAGGATCTGACAGTTTGATCCAGTCCCTGAAAACCTGTTTCCAATCTGAGTATATCAACTGTCCTTTCAGACTTTTAAGCAGGACATAGATTCTCATCAGAAATAGATATGCAGGGGGATATGCTGTCCGATATAACTTCGCGAACTCCTTGCAGAAATCCCGTAAGGGTAAGCGGGTTGGAAGAACGGGATGTATGAGATCAAAGAGATTATAGTTCCTGCAGGGTAGCTTATCCCTGAACTCCTCAAAAAGCCTTGTTCCGGGCAGAG
This is a stretch of genomic DNA from Candidatus Poribacteria bacterium. It encodes these proteins:
- a CDS encoding radical SAM protein yields the protein MALILNPMWRMRREQGYVLLYRLTDIGTVAEQSFIHPLKAITIALFDGKRVVEDVAHALSYVTGRPVEPHNVKQFLDENSRYFIEASEVPERLRRRYDPLEFVMDADSIDFTFKRLLAPLSLVYMVTNACRTNCIYCYAEKQRHGKGGPLLPLPRVKELIEETAELRIPVIHFSGGDPFMHPDILDILEHTVAHDILPVISTKCVLSEATVDRLAEIGIPRVQISIDSPDPDTIFLLTGARNYLEEMIPVIKRLKAKGIKVATKTVLTSYNVRQVPALVDLLASLGVDDIGLSEYVRSLYRHLDDNLFMSHEDLKWLDETVQRLREKYSSTSISTSWVFAPEPKSRGEKERAFLNRARCTAGMQQLAIYPDGKVVPCEEVPSTPEFVVGDLSKQSILEVWNSERLMQLIRPPKEKFSGQPCYDCLDFYECHAFLGRCFVHALKAYGTPYAPPPECPKSSPSGLRLQTFPICVDPKSSQSSVCDSC
- a CDS encoding arsenate reductase ArsC, with product MRRRVLFICTHNSARSQMTEGLLRALYGDRYEAYSVGTQPTEVNPYVIRVMAEIGIDISDHRSKSVNEFLNEEFDYVITVYDRAKETRPFFPRGKRYIHRGFDDPSSFHGSDDEKLDFLRRVRDEIKRWMVVGSSPTNATLTVNRFRDVIIL
- a CDS encoding zf-HC2 domain-containing protein: MKCAQAQKALFSLLSGDRDLDRKTQDELLEHLNHCPRCQEEWQQLQVTHQALESLAREEDIPKAPADFWDRLKYKLEPPASTRPDILAKLGELMGFMRRIIWVLKFRRAVALSILVFSLGLIGYGIFHNHDRSPEVYPSENLTGNRYPIEEILYVPEPSDRRVL
- a CDS encoding glycosyltransferase family 4 protein, producing MLKNTIDVPLDAPFLLYVGRIHPEKNLHALFWMLQEIVKEYPRSTLCIVGPIENDRFPHFDVPVDGYYGYLRKEIKRRKLGGHVLLLGNQPERSLVALYSAADILLNPTISVTENFGYTPVEAMACGTPVVCSRIGGLKDTVVEGETGFFMDTILTNHGVKLDWRTGVEAVLRLLGDKSLRRQMGENGVRKVREHFSMERFSSNLAQIVDFISKNFPSSHDEPQEKVIFSPDVLSLWDEIYKHEGGEMDEESQWHVHKALLSRNSYKFLVEPYVSHVADDISVNLRSILYPAVPLRLSKKERRLKVEDPIWPCAYQLEDWEMEILEEIINGRKKIQALVNQMKGRIQTADILSFVEKLIREGIILPHSLS
- a CDS encoding trypsin-like peptidase domain-containing protein yields the protein MKGKFIPLILLTLTPICLCSAWQEEDLPPHKGLFLQTVEQIVDVVRQVDPSVVTVKNDRPQFATGVIYNADGYVLTTRLIIEGAERLEVILPSGLKYKATPIGIDGVTGIGVIKITAPDLRPVKFGDSDRLKKGESILVIGDSFGLSRSLSTGVISNLDLEVNGKELIQITAPINPSMGGAPMINSNGEVVGIIQARLSGSTSVGTSGSVLRPSSEEAEGTGFAVPINDIKFAVKQLIEKGVVTRSWLGVEVQSIPDALRAQLSLENSGVLVTEVLKDSPAQRAGIKRWDIILEYQGKPIDGSKALRKMVYRTPPGTEVELLILRRGNRKRIKAKLEASQGRPTGPIPADFTINAFPDAERGGAWITYTLPWKAHLTLSIYDLKGKLIRRIDLGEKRPGYYITKEKAVYWDGKDKAGKPTLLGIYICTLESGKGRKITTKLLHLGNGSRLR
- a CDS encoding sigma-70 family RNA polymerase sigma factor is translated as MELETIRITGSPMVVEGRSADLNEDEILIARCQSGDKAAFGILVRKYQDLVYRLIYRLLGETPDMEDIAQEIFIRAYKGIGRFRGDARFSTWLTRICINYCRKRRHKAKRDLISLEQFMSQGYDFADGSAMPDRILERKEYRELVRQAIDNLPQKYRIVIILRYFEAYSCEQIAEILSCPVGTVYSRLFRAHEKLRKRLKSIGFFK
- a CDS encoding winged helix-turn-helix transcriptional regulator; its protein translation is MEIRKIVHQLKALADEGRMTLFLILWRRECCVCELMNIMEWEQSRVSHQLKLLRFAELVENRREGKWVIYFIPEEVRRDELVSVITEKVKLPADIERRIEMVKETNVRECVGSTL
- a CDS encoding glycerophosphodiester phosphodiesterase family protein, with product MGWFPFYQPLKQPRRFQVIAHRGMMRRAPENTKPALELAIEAGIEWVEVDVRLTGDGYHVLMHSSLLDKTTDGKGSVEEHTMAQIKRLDAGSWFSSRYAGERVLSLEECLDLAYRRINLYLDCKRVNPRLLVGQILRAGMQDQVVVFGKLDLLRQIRALSNGEIAIMPKWWPKYGLDAWLDDVQPNAVEINADVIIPEICRAFHGREIYVQAKTLGEWDRPDIWDKMLRAKVDWIQTDMPEELITYGLKTGGEK
- a CDS encoding DegT/DnrJ/EryC1/StrS family aminotransferase is translated as MSELAILGGKPAVTVENPERWKRPIDEEKEEVCRLIEQGFLSGSGTGLPKEFEDEFRKYIGCDFCLTVDHGSMALASAFYAVKVGPGDEVITPTLGYIGTYCGALHLGARPVFCDIDPDTLLIDPQDVERRITPRTRAIIPIHFWGNVCDMDALMDIGRRYGIAVVEDAAHAHGAEWDGVKIGNIGDVTCFSLQGTMPGGKPVCGGEGGIATTNVREFYERMLAYCHLHRAGVTEELTLPEYRGLDSEVLGLKWRAHPLALALAKVSLRSLDYRNGRRDEFRRKLFEALNEIPGVKPVRSYPKAKPAGFYGGLKMIYQPEDLDGLSVERYVEALRAEGVPISRYGRSLEHQRMIFRRGFDLWGHGRGPLGGEFLGLPPFKGYREGDFPVAESLIGRILSIPAYIEPEEGFLEGVIEAFEKVAANYKRL